Proteins from one Deinococcus sp. AB2017081 genomic window:
- a CDS encoding response regulator transcription factor, translated as MLAQILVVEDDPHLGPLLKEYLSADYLVHHAATLKDAQAWLGMHTAQLILLDLNLPDGDGLDLVQALRQYSSTPVLVLSARSGVQERVQGLNAGADDYLTKPFAMPELDARITALLRRTAAGTGVNLGNTSLSTSSLLLTVDDKAVNLTEHEARILELMMRTPERVFSRADIESHLYGWETPNSNSVEVRISQLRKKLETASSDLRIRTIRNVGYVLQA; from the coding sequence ATGCTGGCCCAGATTCTCGTTGTCGAAGACGATCCCCACCTGGGGCCACTCCTGAAGGAGTACCTCTCGGCGGACTACCTCGTCCACCACGCCGCGACCCTGAAGGACGCGCAGGCGTGGCTGGGGATGCACACCGCCCAGCTGATCCTGCTCGACCTGAACCTCCCGGACGGGGACGGCCTGGATCTGGTGCAGGCGCTGCGGCAGTACTCCTCGACGCCGGTGCTGGTGCTCTCGGCGCGCAGCGGCGTGCAGGAGCGCGTGCAGGGCCTGAACGCCGGCGCGGACGACTACCTGACCAAGCCCTTCGCCATGCCGGAACTCGATGCCCGGATCACGGCGCTGCTGCGGCGCACGGCGGCCGGCACCGGGGTCAACCTGGGCAACACCAGCCTGTCCACCAGCAGCCTGCTGCTCACGGTGGACGACAAGGCCGTGAACCTCACCGAACACGAGGCCCGCATTCTGGAACTGATGATGCGCACGCCCGAGCGGGTGTTCTCCCGGGCCGACATCGAGTCACACCTGTACGGCTGGGAGACGCCCAACAGCAACAGCGTCGAGGTGCGGATCTCGCAGCTGCGCAAGAAGCTGGAGACCGCCAGCAGCGACCTGCGGATCCGCACGATCCGCAACGTCGGCTACGTGCTCCAGGCCTGA
- a CDS encoding sensor histidine kinase: MTPQPRPLAPAAPPQVRPGPGGAARAPGLPSATGAWRHSLRFRLALTYSALALLMIMLVSAGVVILLLSRMDQQFTDRLNERADTLAEAITGSGQGLGRTASGPTAYTMLIDKSGQVIAASPILREYDRSPYPFGQQGRVDIQDTTVRAVQRPVGDFGTLWVGLPEDDLIAARESALSALLIALVFTPLLLLLVGWWVGKRSLSGLEHAATLADRLDPTRSLDTLPLPTREDEVHRLLSALNRLLVRIEAGQAREKQLLGQIVHELGAPLTVLRASLARAGERTGDAEVMRASLVADELTFTTQDLMQLARGQLEIRLAWHYIPATTLRDRLDRLVPGTAFTGQWSVGILCDPDRLTQALRNLLANARRAAGPDGTVTLNLTETPECLTFTVRDSGPGLPTDLGERIFDPFVSGSGSSGLGLSVSRQIAAMHGGTLKGANHPDGGAQFILTVPSAALADEEDEEDT, encoded by the coding sequence ATGACGCCCCAGCCGCGCCCCCTGGCTCCCGCCGCGCCCCCACAGGTTCGGCCGGGGCCGGGGGGCGCAGCGCGTGCTCCGGGCCTGCCCTCGGCCACGGGCGCGTGGCGGCACTCCCTGCGCTTCCGGCTGGCGCTGACGTATTCGGCGCTGGCGCTGCTGATGATCATGCTGGTCAGTGCCGGCGTGGTCATCCTGCTGCTGTCGCGCATGGATCAGCAGTTCACGGACCGCCTGAACGAACGGGCCGACACCCTGGCCGAGGCGATCACCGGCAGTGGCCAGGGTCTGGGCCGCACGGCCAGCGGCCCGACCGCGTACACCATGCTGATCGACAAGAGCGGTCAGGTGATCGCCGCCAGCCCGATCCTGCGCGAGTACGACCGCTCGCCCTATCCCTTCGGGCAGCAGGGCCGGGTGGACATCCAGGACACCACGGTACGGGCGGTGCAGCGTCCGGTGGGGGATTTCGGCACGCTGTGGGTCGGCCTGCCGGAAGATGACCTGATCGCTGCGCGTGAAAGTGCCCTGAGCGCCCTGCTGATCGCCCTGGTCTTCACGCCGCTGCTGCTGCTGCTGGTCGGCTGGTGGGTCGGGAAACGCTCGCTGAGCGGGCTGGAGCACGCCGCGACCCTGGCCGACCGCCTGGATCCGACCCGCAGCCTGGACACCCTGCCGCTGCCCACGCGGGAAGACGAGGTGCACCGGCTGCTGAGCGCCCTGAATCGTCTGCTGGTGCGGATCGAGGCCGGACAGGCCCGCGAGAAGCAGCTGCTGGGCCAGATCGTGCACGAGCTGGGAGCACCCCTGACGGTGCTGAGGGCCAGCCTCGCCCGGGCCGGCGAGCGCACGGGAGACGCCGAGGTCATGCGGGCCTCCCTCGTCGCGGACGAGCTGACCTTCACCACGCAGGATCTGATGCAGCTGGCACGCGGGCAGCTGGAGATCCGTTTGGCGTGGCACTACATCCCGGCGACCACGCTGCGCGACCGGCTCGACCGGCTGGTGCCGGGCACGGCCTTCACCGGACAGTGGAGCGTGGGCATCCTGTGCGACCCGGATCGCCTGACCCAGGCGCTGCGCAACCTGCTGGCCAATGCCCGCCGCGCCGCCGGGCCGGACGGCACCGTGACCCTGAACCTCACCGAGACGCCCGAATGCCTGACCTTCACCGTACGCGACAGTGGGCCGGGTCTGCCGACCGACCTGGGCGAGCGGATCTTCGATCCCTTCGTGAGCGGATCCGGCAGTTCCGGACTGGGCCTGAGCGTCAGCCGGCAGATCGCGGCGATGCACGGGGGCACCCTGAAGGGGGCCAACCACCCCGACGGGGGGGCCCAGTTCATCCTCACCGTTCCCAGCGCCGCGCTGGCTGACGAGGAGGACGAGGAGGACACCTGA
- the dprA gene encoding DNA-processing protein DprA — MADELLALLTLRFTPQLGPRRIESLRRHLGGARQVLAASLAELREVPGLEVKSVAAIGAAKAAELASAELEKAAGAGVTLLGRGLPGYPDALEALSDPPPVLWVLGELPDLPAVPRAIGIVGTRAASPHALQLTRAVAGDLARADVVVVSGLARGIDTAAHTATVEAGGVTVGVLGSGVNHIYPSENVPLSRRMTVISEYPLGTPPAQHHFPTRNRVIAALSAGSLVVEGELKSGSMITATHALECGRTVFAVPGRAGDPRAAGPHRLIREGAVLTESAQDILDELGWGAAPAQPLPTLPPDQARTYAALTAPLTLDDLQAATGLTLPELQTALLMLNLQSLAEETGGRWARR; from the coding sequence ATGGCCGATGAGCTGCTGGCCCTGCTGACGCTGCGATTCACGCCGCAGCTGGGGCCACGACGGATCGAGAGCCTGCGGCGGCACCTCGGCGGCGCGCGGCAGGTGCTGGCCGCCAGCCTGGCCGAGTTGCGTGAGGTGCCCGGCCTGGAGGTGAAGAGCGTGGCTGCCATCGGTGCTGCGAAGGCGGCGGAACTGGCAAGCGCCGAGCTGGAGAAGGCCGCCGGTGCCGGCGTGACCCTGCTGGGGCGCGGCCTGCCCGGCTACCCGGACGCCCTGGAGGCCCTGAGTGATCCGCCGCCGGTGCTGTGGGTGCTGGGCGAGCTACCGGACCTCCCGGCGGTGCCCCGCGCCATCGGGATCGTGGGAACCCGGGCCGCGAGTCCACACGCCCTCCAGCTGACCCGCGCGGTGGCCGGTGACCTCGCGCGGGCCGATGTGGTCGTCGTGAGCGGACTGGCGCGTGGCATCGACACGGCCGCACACACGGCCACCGTCGAGGCGGGTGGCGTGACGGTGGGGGTGCTGGGCAGCGGCGTGAACCACATCTATCCCAGCGAGAACGTGCCGCTGTCGCGCCGCATGACCGTCATCAGCGAGTACCCGCTGGGCACGCCACCCGCGCAGCACCACTTTCCCACCCGCAACCGCGTGATCGCCGCCCTGAGTGCCGGCTCACTGGTCGTCGAGGGCGAACTGAAATCCGGCTCGATGATCACGGCCACCCACGCGCTGGAGTGCGGGCGCACGGTCTTCGCCGTGCCGGGGCGCGCCGGCGATCCCCGCGCTGCCGGCCCCCACCGCCTGATCCGCGAGGGCGCGGTGCTCACCGAGTCTGCACAGGACATCCTGGACGAGCTGGGCTGGGGCGCGGCCCCCGCGCAGCCCCTGCCCACGCTGCCGCCGGATCAGGCCCGCACCTACGCTGCGCTGACGGCGCCCCTCACGCTGGACGATCTCCAGGCCGCGACCGGCCTGACCCTGCCCGAACTCCAGACCGCGCTGCTGATGCTCAACCTCCAGAGTCTGGCCGAGGAGACCGGCGGACGCTGGGCGCGGCGCTGA
- a CDS encoding NAD-dependent epimerase/dehydratase family protein has protein sequence MDILILGGTQFVGRHIVEACLTAGHNVSILTRGRSHDDLPTAVERLRGDRAKADGLDALHGRSWDACVDVSGYVPQAVRASAELLHDRVQRYVFISTASVYAEPERHPVREDDPLLPPAAEDVTQVTGETYGPLKVACEAIVQDVFGERATLLRPQIVAGPHDHTARYPYWVDRAARGGRVLAPGDGTDHVQVIDGRDLARFTVGVVENRIGGVFNLAGPRLSWAAFMDVLGIAEPVWVPRHDLDTHDLGFRELPLYIPEHDAQGGLMDIANDRARRAGLTLTDPAVTARDTRAWSAGAGLTYALTPQREGEILTAVQH, from the coding sequence ATGGACATCCTGATCCTGGGCGGGACACAGTTCGTCGGGCGGCACATCGTGGAGGCCTGTCTGACAGCGGGACATAACGTGAGCATCCTGACCAGGGGAAGATCTCACGACGACCTGCCCACCGCCGTCGAGCGGCTGCGCGGCGACCGGGCCAAGGCAGACGGCCTGGACGCCCTGCACGGCCGTTCCTGGGACGCCTGTGTGGACGTGAGCGGCTACGTCCCCCAGGCGGTGCGGGCCAGCGCCGAACTGCTGCACGACCGTGTGCAGAGGTACGTGTTCATCAGTACGGCCAGCGTGTATGCCGAACCCGAACGCCACCCGGTGCGCGAGGACGATCCGCTGCTGCCCCCGGCGGCCGAGGATGTCACCCAGGTCACGGGCGAGACCTACGGACCGCTGAAGGTCGCGTGCGAGGCGATCGTGCAGGACGTGTTCGGTGAGCGGGCCACCCTCCTGCGCCCGCAGATCGTGGCGGGGCCCCACGACCACACGGCGCGGTATCCCTACTGGGTGGATCGGGCCGCGCGGGGTGGCCGTGTGCTGGCCCCCGGCGACGGCACGGATCACGTCCAGGTCATCGATGGCCGCGATCTGGCCCGCTTCACGGTGGGGGTCGTGGAGAACCGCATCGGTGGCGTCTTCAACCTCGCGGGGCCGCGTCTGAGCTGGGCCGCATTCATGGACGTGCTCGGCATCGCTGAGCCAGTGTGGGTGCCGCGCCACGACCTCGACACCCATGACCTGGGCTTCCGCGAGCTGCCCCTGTACATCCCGGAGCACGACGCGCAGGGCGGCCTGATGGACATCGCGAATGACCGTGCCCGGCGCGCCGGCCTGACGCTGACCGATCCGGCCGTCACCGCGCGGGACACCCGGGCCTGGAGCGCAGGCGCTGGTCTGACCTATGCCCTGACTCCCCAACGGGAAGGAGAGATCCTGACAGCCGTCCAGCACTGA
- the dnaA gene encoding chromosomal replication initiator protein DnaA yields the protein MLGYVRRNISEVEYHTWFAPVKNLGVQEGSLVLGVRNSFAQEWFRKHYLELLEDALRSLGAEHPQVSFQVLPAQQEAMLLPSDPPPPPPGRTQSERSQAAPPADNRKSLNPKYTFENFVVGPNNNLAHAAALAVAESPGKAYNPLFIYGDVGLGKTHLMHAVGHYMAERFPEKRIEYVSTESFTNDLINAIRDDKMTQFRNRYRSVDLLLVDDIQFLAGKERTQEEFFHTFNALYENHKQIILSSDRPPKDIQTLESRLRSRFEWGLITDIQSPEFETRVAILKMNAEHNRIDIPQEVLELIARQVTANIRELEGALMRVVAFASLNNVPFSRAVAAKALSNVFAPQEVKVEMIDVLRQVASHYNMPPDVIRGSGRVREVVVPRQVAQYLIRELTDHSLPEIGQFFGRDHSTVMHAISKVTEALGKDVELTGAVNTLRRKMQGLEDEGLDT from the coding sequence GTGCTGGGGTACGTCCGCAGGAACATTTCAGAAGTCGAGTACCACACGTGGTTCGCGCCGGTGAAGAACCTGGGCGTGCAGGAGGGGTCGCTGGTGCTGGGCGTGCGCAACTCCTTCGCGCAGGAGTGGTTCCGCAAGCACTACCTGGAGCTGCTGGAGGACGCGCTGCGGTCTCTGGGCGCGGAGCACCCGCAGGTCAGTTTCCAGGTGCTGCCTGCGCAGCAGGAGGCCATGCTGCTGCCCAGCGATCCGCCCCCGCCCCCACCGGGCCGCACCCAGTCGGAGCGCTCGCAGGCCGCGCCCCCCGCCGACAACCGCAAGAGCCTCAATCCGAAATACACCTTCGAGAATTTCGTGGTGGGACCGAACAACAACCTGGCGCACGCGGCGGCCCTGGCGGTCGCGGAGTCGCCGGGCAAGGCCTACAATCCGCTCTTCATCTACGGGGACGTCGGCCTGGGCAAGACCCACCTGATGCACGCGGTCGGGCACTACATGGCCGAGCGCTTCCCCGAGAAACGCATCGAGTATGTATCGACCGAGTCCTTTACCAACGACCTGATCAACGCGATCCGCGACGACAAGATGACGCAGTTCAGGAACCGCTACCGCTCGGTGGACCTGCTGCTCGTCGACGACATCCAGTTCCTGGCCGGCAAGGAGCGCACGCAGGAGGAGTTCTTCCACACCTTCAACGCGCTCTACGAGAACCACAAGCAGATCATCCTCAGTTCCGACCGGCCGCCCAAGGACATCCAGACGCTGGAATCCCGCCTGCGCAGCCGCTTCGAGTGGGGCCTGATCACGGACATCCAGTCGCCGGAATTCGAGACGCGCGTGGCGATCCTCAAGATGAATGCCGAGCACAACCGCATCGACATCCCGCAGGAGGTGCTGGAGCTGATCGCGCGGCAGGTCACGGCCAACATCCGCGAGCTGGAGGGCGCCCTGATGCGCGTGGTGGCCTTCGCCAGCCTGAACAACGTGCCGTTCTCCCGCGCCGTGGCGGCCAAGGCCCTCAGCAACGTCTTCGCGCCGCAGGAAGTGAAGGTCGAGATGATCGACGTGCTGCGGCAGGTGGCGTCGCACTACAACATGCCGCCGGACGTGATCCGGGGCTCCGGCCGCGTGCGCGAGGTCGTCGTGCCGCGTCAGGTCGCGCAGTACCTGATCCGCGAACTGACCGACCATTCGCTCCCCGAGATCGGCCAGTTCTTCGGCCGGGATCACTCCACTGTCATGCACGCGATCAGCAAGGTCACCGAGGCGCTGGGCAAGGACGTGGAACTGACGGGCGCGGTGAACACCCTGCGGCGCAAGATGCAGGGCCTGGAAGATGAGGGTCTGGACACATAA
- the dnaN gene encoding DNA polymerase III subunit beta, which yields MKANVTKKTLSEGLGLLERVIPSRSSNPLLTALKVEATEAGLTLSGTNLEIDLSCFVPAEVQSPQDFVVPAHLFSQIVRNLGGELVELEINGSELAVRSGGSDFKLQTGDLTAYPPLSFPTHADVSLNAEELARAFSSVRYAASNEAFQAVFRGIKLEHRQGGARVVASDGYRVAIRDFPADGDGRNLIIPARSVDELIRVLKDGEARFTYGDGLLSVTTDRVRMNLKLLDGDFPDYERVIPKEIKLQVTLPATALKEAVNRVAVLADKNANNRVEFLVSEGKLRLAAEGDYGRAQDTLDVTQGGVEPAMSLAFNARHVLDALGPIDGEAELLFSGSTSPAIFRASGGGGYMAVMVTLRV from the coding sequence ATGAAAGCGAACGTCACCAAGAAAACCCTGAGCGAGGGGCTCGGTCTGCTGGAACGGGTCATCCCCAGCCGCAGCAGCAACCCCCTGCTGACCGCCCTGAAGGTCGAGGCCACCGAGGCGGGGCTCACCCTGAGCGGCACGAACCTGGAGATCGACCTGTCGTGCTTCGTTCCGGCCGAGGTGCAGAGCCCGCAGGACTTCGTGGTGCCGGCCCACCTGTTCTCGCAGATCGTCCGCAATCTGGGCGGAGAACTCGTCGAACTTGAGATCAACGGCAGTGAACTCGCGGTGCGCTCCGGCGGCTCGGATTTCAAACTCCAGACCGGCGACCTGACCGCATACCCGCCGCTGAGCTTCCCCACCCACGCCGACGTCAGCCTGAACGCCGAGGAACTCGCCCGCGCATTTTCCAGCGTCCGCTACGCCGCCAGCAACGAGGCCTTCCAGGCGGTCTTCCGGGGCATCAAACTCGAACACCGCCAGGGCGGGGCCCGCGTGGTGGCCTCGGACGGCTACCGCGTGGCAATCCGGGATTTTCCCGCCGACGGTGACGGCCGCAACCTGATCATCCCGGCCCGTTCGGTCGATGAACTCATCCGGGTGCTTAAGGACGGCGAGGCCCGCTTCACCTATGGCGACGGCCTGCTGAGCGTCACCACGGACCGCGTCCGCATGAACCTGAAACTGCTTGATGGTGACTTCCCCGACTACGAACGCGTGATTCCCAAGGAGATCAAGCTGCAGGTCACGTTGCCGGCCACGGCCCTGAAGGAAGCCGTGAACCGCGTGGCCGTGCTGGCCGACAAGAACGCCAACAACCGTGTGGAATTCCTGGTGTCCGAGGGCAAGCTGCGGCTCGCCGCCGAGGGCGATTACGGCCGGGCTCAGGACACGCTGGACGTCACACAGGGCGGTGTGGAGCCCGCCATGAGCCTCGCGTTCAATGCCCGCCACGTGCTCGATGCCCTGGGGCCGATCGACGGTGAGGCCGAACTGCTGTTCTCCGGCTCCACAAGCCCCGCCATCTTCCGCGCCAGCGGTGGGGGCGGGTACATGGCCGTCATGGTCACGCTGCGCGTCTGA
- the eno gene encoding phosphopyruvate hydratase yields MNIDKVIAREVLDSRGNPTVEAEVHLDSGAMGRAIVPSGASTGTHEALELRDGDKNRYLGKGVQQAVANVNDVLGKAIVGLDASNQSGIDAALMDTDGTPNKGKLGGNAILAVSLATARAAADELGTPLYRYLGGSNAKTLPVPMMNVINGGAHADNSVDFQEFMVMPVGAPTFREALRYGAEVFHTLKKVLSAKGYNTNVGDEGGFAPDLKSNEEALSVLLEAIEKAGYEPGKDIAIALDPAVTELYKDGHYHLESEGRVLSTGEMVDFWADWASRYPIVSIEDGLAEDDWDGWAALTAKIGDRVQLVGDDLFVTNPERLQRGIDSKVGNAILVKVNQIGSLTESMDAIELAKRHHYGTIISHRSGESEDAFIADLAVATNAGQIKTGSASRSDRIAKYNQLLRIEHALGDRAVYPGRKALR; encoded by the coding sequence ATGAACATCGACAAAGTCATCGCCCGTGAAGTGCTGGACTCGCGTGGGAATCCGACCGTGGAAGCGGAAGTCCACCTCGACAGCGGTGCCATGGGCCGCGCCATCGTGCCCTCAGGGGCCAGCACCGGCACCCACGAGGCACTGGAGCTCCGCGACGGGGACAAGAACCGCTACCTGGGCAAGGGCGTGCAGCAGGCCGTGGCGAACGTGAACGACGTGCTGGGGAAGGCCATCGTGGGCCTGGACGCCAGCAACCAGTCAGGGATCGACGCCGCGCTGATGGATACGGACGGCACGCCCAACAAGGGCAAGCTGGGCGGCAACGCCATCCTGGCCGTGAGCCTGGCGACCGCCCGCGCCGCCGCCGACGAGCTGGGCACTCCGCTGTACCGGTACCTGGGTGGCAGCAACGCCAAGACCCTGCCGGTTCCGATGATGAATGTCATCAATGGCGGTGCACACGCCGACAACAGCGTGGACTTCCAGGAGTTCATGGTCATGCCCGTCGGTGCGCCCACCTTCCGCGAGGCCCTGCGCTACGGCGCGGAAGTGTTCCACACGCTCAAGAAGGTGCTGTCTGCCAAGGGCTACAACACCAACGTCGGCGACGAGGGCGGCTTCGCTCCGGATCTCAAGAGCAACGAGGAGGCGCTGAGCGTCCTGCTGGAAGCGATCGAGAAGGCCGGCTACGAGCCCGGCAAGGACATCGCCATCGCGCTCGACCCGGCCGTGACCGAGCTGTACAAGGACGGACACTACCACCTGGAATCCGAGGGCCGCGTTCTGAGCACCGGCGAGATGGTGGACTTCTGGGCCGACTGGGCCAGCCGCTACCCGATCGTGAGCATCGAGGACGGCCTGGCCGAGGACGACTGGGACGGCTGGGCGGCCCTGACCGCCAAGATCGGTGACCGCGTGCAACTCGTCGGGGACGACCTGTTCGTCACGAATCCCGAGCGGCTGCAGCGCGGCATCGACAGCAAGGTCGGCAACGCGATCCTGGTGAAAGTCAACCAGATCGGGTCGCTGACCGAGAGCATGGACGCCATCGAACTCGCCAAGCGTCACCACTACGGCACGATCATCTCGCACCGCAGCGGCGAGTCCGAGGATGCCTTCATCGCCGACCTGGCCGTCGCCACCAATGCCGGGCAGATCAAGACGGGCAGCGCCAGCCGCTCCGACCGGATCGCCAAGTACAACCAGCTGCTGCGTATCGAGCACGCGCTGGGCGACCGGGCCGTGTACCCGGGCCGCAAGGCCCTGAGGTGA
- the pyk gene encoding pyruvate kinase — MKHFDRATKIVATIGPASRSPEVLGRMLDAGLNVVRMNFSHGNPEDHRQTYNMVRELAAQRGSVIGILQDLQGPKIRVGRFAEGSVTLAPGDRFIITMDDIEGTAERVSSTYKGLAQDVHPGMALLLDDGNMALTVEGVRGNDVTTRVVIGGVLKNNKGINVPEADLSVPALSDKDVQDMEFGAELGVDWVALSFVRSRDDLLLARHYLSRFGSRAKLMAKIEKPQAVDRFEDILKEVDGIMVARGDLGVEMRAEQVPTIQKRIIRMCREVGKPVITATQMLESMISLPRPTRAEASDVANAIYDGTDAVMLSAESAAGLYPVESVAMMDRIAREAEASEHYHLMQQQMVIDTELAQDSIAFAACSIGEKLEAPAIVTFTSTGGAATRIAKYRPSMAVLALTPNEITRNQLALSWGVQPMLSEDPRDTDDMVRIANEELRKSGFADVGDRYVITAGVPFGVRGTTNMLRVERLRDNDPTGRR; from the coding sequence ATGAAACACTTCGACCGCGCCACCAAGATCGTCGCCACCATCGGCCCCGCCAGCCGCAGCCCCGAAGTGCTGGGCCGCATGCTGGACGCCGGACTGAACGTCGTCCGGATGAATTTCAGCCACGGCAACCCCGAGGATCACCGCCAGACCTACAACATGGTGCGTGAACTCGCCGCCCAGCGCGGCAGCGTGATCGGGATCCTCCAGGATCTCCAGGGGCCGAAGATCCGGGTGGGCCGCTTCGCCGAGGGCAGCGTGACGCTGGCACCCGGCGACCGCTTCATCATCACCATGGACGACATCGAGGGCACTGCCGAGCGCGTCAGCTCGACGTACAAGGGGCTCGCGCAGGACGTGCACCCCGGCATGGCCCTGCTGCTCGACGACGGCAACATGGCCCTGACCGTCGAGGGCGTGCGCGGCAACGACGTGACCACCCGGGTGGTCATCGGCGGCGTCCTGAAGAACAACAAGGGCATCAACGTCCCCGAGGCCGACCTGAGCGTGCCTGCCCTGTCCGACAAGGACGTGCAGGACATGGAATTCGGCGCGGAATTGGGCGTGGACTGGGTGGCGCTCTCGTTCGTCCGCTCCCGCGACGACCTGTTGCTGGCCCGCCACTACCTGTCGCGCTTCGGCAGCCGCGCCAAGCTGATGGCCAAGATCGAGAAGCCGCAGGCCGTCGACCGCTTCGAGGACATCCTGAAGGAGGTGGACGGCATCATGGTCGCGCGTGGCGACCTGGGCGTCGAGATGCGGGCCGAGCAGGTGCCCACCATCCAGAAGCGCATCATCCGCATGTGCCGTGAGGTGGGCAAGCCCGTGATCACGGCCACGCAGATGCTGGAGAGCATGATCAGCCTGCCGCGTCCCACCCGCGCCGAGGCGTCGGACGTGGCCAATGCCATCTACGACGGCACGGACGCCGTGATGCTGTCGGCCGAATCGGCGGCTGGCCTGTACCCGGTCGAGTCGGTCGCCATGATGGACCGCATCGCCCGCGAGGCCGAGGCCAGTGAGCATTACCACCTGATGCAGCAGCAGATGGTGATCGACACCGAACTCGCTCAGGACTCCATCGCCTTCGCCGCGTGCTCGATCGGCGAGAAGCTCGAGGCCCCGGCCATCGTGACCTTCACCAGCACCGGTGGAGCCGCGACCCGCATCGCCAAGTACCGGCCGTCCATGGCGGTGCTGGCCCTCACGCCCAACGAGATCACGCGCAACCAGCTTGCGCTGTCGTGGGGCGTCCAGCCCATGCTCAGCGAGGATCCGCGCGATACGGACGACATGGTGCGTATCGCCAACGAGGAACTCCGCAAGTCGGGCTTCGCGGATGTGGGCGACCGCTACGTGATCACGGCAGGGGTGCCCTTCGGCGTGCGCGGCACCACGAACATGCTGCGCGTGGAACGGCTGCGCGACAACGACCCGACCGGCCGCCGCTGA
- the tyrS gene encoding tyrosine--tRNA ligase: protein MSDIRWTVPVDEQIEILKRGVVDLVSEDDLRRKLGKGQPLRVKLGADPTRPDLHLGHAVPLRKLRQFQDLGHKVIMLIGDFTAMIGDPSGKSKTRPPLTLEQTRENARSYLEQCRLILRQEPEVLEIRYNGEWLEPMGYADVIRLASRYTVARIMERDDFRKRFEGGVPIAVHELLYPLTQGYDSVALEADVELGGTDQLFNNLVGRALQRDYGQEPQVVMTLPLLVGLDGTEKMSKSLDNYIGLTDAPHAMFAGLMKVPDPLLDNYFTLLTDLPRARIEELLAGHPVAAHRELAREVVAALHPGADLDAAEERFRSVARGGIPENIPTVTVPAAELDNSMDTGRISMAKLVVLAGLEPSNGAARKLIQNRGLKLGGETYTDPQGSVSRDELTRDGGVVIQKGKDRFARVVLGG, encoded by the coding sequence ATGAGTGACATCCGTTGGACTGTGCCGGTGGACGAGCAGATTGAGATCCTGAAGCGCGGCGTGGTAGATCTGGTCAGCGAGGACGACCTGCGCCGCAAGCTGGGGAAGGGCCAGCCGCTGCGCGTGAAACTGGGGGCCGACCCCACCCGCCCCGACCTGCACCTAGGCCACGCCGTGCCCCTGCGCAAGCTGCGGCAGTTCCAGGATCTGGGCCACAAGGTCATCATGCTGATCGGTGATTTCACCGCGATGATCGGCGACCCGAGCGGCAAGTCCAAGACCCGCCCGCCGCTCACGCTGGAGCAGACGCGCGAGAACGCCAGGAGCTACCTGGAGCAGTGCCGCCTGATCCTGCGCCAGGAACCCGAGGTGCTGGAGATCCGCTACAACGGCGAGTGGCTGGAACCCATGGGCTACGCCGACGTGATCCGGCTCGCGAGCCGCTACACGGTCGCGCGCATCATGGAACGCGACGACTTCCGCAAGCGCTTCGAGGGCGGCGTGCCCATCGCCGTGCACGAGCTGCTGTACCCGCTGACGCAGGGCTACGACTCGGTGGCGCTGGAGGCCGACGTGGAACTGGGCGGCACCGACCAGCTGTTCAACAACCTGGTAGGCCGCGCCCTGCAGCGCGACTACGGCCAGGAGCCACAGGTGGTCATGACCCTGCCGCTGCTGGTCGGCCTGGACGGCACCGAGAAGATGTCCAAGAGCCTCGACAACTACATCGGCCTGACGGACGCGCCGCACGCCATGTTCGCCGGACTGATGAAGGTGCCCGATCCCCTGCTGGACAACTACTTCACGCTGCTGACCGACCTGCCGCGCGCCCGCATCGAGGAACTGCTGGCCGGGCATCCGGTCGCCGCACACCGCGAGCTCGCCCGCGAGGTCGTGGCGGCCCTGCACCCCGGAGCGGATCTGGACGCCGCCGAGGAACGGTTCCGATCCGTGGCCAGGGGCGGCATCCCCGAGAACATCCCCACCGTGACCGTGCCGGCGGCAGAACTGGACAACAGCATGGACACCGGGCGCATCAGCATGGCGAAACTGGTCGTGCTGGCTGGTCTGGAACCCAGCAACGGTGCCGCCCGCAAGCTGATCCAGAACCGGGGCCTGAAACTGGGCGGCGAGACCTACACCGACCCGCAGGGCAGCGTGTCGCGCGATGAGCTGACGCGGGACGGAGGCGTGGTCATCCAGAAGGGCAAGGACCGTTTTGCCCGCGTGGTTCTGGGGGGCTAG